From a region of the Dunckerocampus dactyliophorus isolate RoL2022-P2 chromosome 20, RoL_Ddac_1.1, whole genome shotgun sequence genome:
- the snrnp40 gene encoding U5 small nuclear ribonucleoprotein 40 kDa protein isoform X1, with amino-acid sequence MIEPKKRVADMAVVPLEVKRPRTELVAAAQSQQLMAAGPPRTSSLQAPIMLMSGHEGEVYCCKFHPNGATLASSGFDRLILMWNVYGECENFATLKGHSGAVMELHYNTDGSLLFSASTDKTVGVWDSETGERVKRLKGHTSFVNTCYPARRGPQLVCTGSDDGTVKLWDVRKKGAIHTFQNTYQVLAVTFNDTSDQILSGGIDNDIKVWDLRQNKLIYNMHGHGDSVTGLSLSSEGSYLLSNSMDNTVRIWDVRPFAPKERCVKIFQGNVHNFEKNLMRCSWSTDGSKIAAGSADRFVYIWDTTSRRILYKLPGHAGSVNEVVFHPEEPIVLSGGSDKRLYMGEIQ; translated from the exons ATGATTGAACCGAAGAAGAGAGTGGCGGACATGGCGGTGGTGCCACTCGAAGTCAAGCGACCCCGGACGGAGCTGGTGGCGGCGGCCCAGTCTCAGCAGCTCATGGCCGCG GGTCCCCCCAGGACGTCCAGCCTGCAGGCCCCCATCATGCTGATGTCCGGCCACGAGGGCGAGGTCTACTGCTGCAAGTTTCACCCCAACGGAGCCACGCTGGCCTCGTCTGGATTTGACAGGCTCATAT TGATGTGGAACGTGTATGGGGAGTGTGAGAACTTTGCTACGCTGAAGGGCCACAGCGGAGCAGTGATGGAGCTTCACTACAACACGGACGgaag CCTGCTGTTCTCGGCGAGCACAGACAAGACGGTTGGCGTGTGGGACAGCGAGACGGGCGAGCGGGTCAAGCGCCTGAAGGGCCACACCTCCTTCGTCAATACCTGCTACCCAGCCCGCCGAGGACCCCAGCTGGTGTGCACCGGCAGCGACGACGGGACGGTCAAG TTGTGGGACGTGCGCAAGAAGGGAGCCATTCACACCTTCCAGAACACATACCAGGTGCTGGCCGTCACCTTCAACGACACCAGTGATCAGATTCTGTCTGGAGGCATCGACAATGACATCAAG GTGTGGGACCTGAGGCAGAACAAGCTGATCTACAACATGCACGGACACGGCGACTCTGTGACAGGGCTCAGTCTCAGTTCGGAGGGCTCGTACCTGCTCTCCAACTCCATGGACAACACGG TGCGTATTTGGGACGTCCGACCATTCGCACCCAAGGAAAGATGTGTGAAGATTTTCCAGGGCAACGTACACAATTTTGAAAAG AACCTGATGAGATGTTCCTGGTCCACTGATGGTAGCAAGATAGCAGCCGGGTCAGCTGACAG GTTTGTCTACATCTGGGACACGACGTCACGAAGGATCCTGTACAAGCTGCCAGGACACGCCGGTTCCGTGAACGAAGTCGTCTTTCACCCGGAGGAACCCATTG TGCTGTCAGGCGGCAGTGATAAACGACTCTACATGGGGGAAATTCAGtag
- the snrnp40 gene encoding U5 small nuclear ribonucleoprotein 40 kDa protein isoform X2: MLMSGHEGEVYCCKFHPNGATLASSGFDRLILMWNVYGECENFATLKGHSGAVMELHYNTDGSLLFSASTDKTVGVWDSETGERVKRLKGHTSFVNTCYPARRGPQLVCTGSDDGTVKLWDVRKKGAIHTFQNTYQVLAVTFNDTSDQILSGGIDNDIKVWDLRQNKLIYNMHGHGDSVTGLSLSSEGSYLLSNSMDNTVRIWDVRPFAPKERCVKIFQGNVHNFEKNLMRCSWSTDGSKIAAGSADRFVYIWDTTSRRILYKLPGHAGSVNEVVFHPEEPIVLSGGSDKRLYMGEIQ, encoded by the exons ATGCTGATGTCCGGCCACGAGGGCGAGGTCTACTGCTGCAAGTTTCACCCCAACGGAGCCACGCTGGCCTCGTCTGGATTTGACAGGCTCATAT TGATGTGGAACGTGTATGGGGAGTGTGAGAACTTTGCTACGCTGAAGGGCCACAGCGGAGCAGTGATGGAGCTTCACTACAACACGGACGgaag CCTGCTGTTCTCGGCGAGCACAGACAAGACGGTTGGCGTGTGGGACAGCGAGACGGGCGAGCGGGTCAAGCGCCTGAAGGGCCACACCTCCTTCGTCAATACCTGCTACCCAGCCCGCCGAGGACCCCAGCTGGTGTGCACCGGCAGCGACGACGGGACGGTCAAG TTGTGGGACGTGCGCAAGAAGGGAGCCATTCACACCTTCCAGAACACATACCAGGTGCTGGCCGTCACCTTCAACGACACCAGTGATCAGATTCTGTCTGGAGGCATCGACAATGACATCAAG GTGTGGGACCTGAGGCAGAACAAGCTGATCTACAACATGCACGGACACGGCGACTCTGTGACAGGGCTCAGTCTCAGTTCGGAGGGCTCGTACCTGCTCTCCAACTCCATGGACAACACGG TGCGTATTTGGGACGTCCGACCATTCGCACCCAAGGAAAGATGTGTGAAGATTTTCCAGGGCAACGTACACAATTTTGAAAAG AACCTGATGAGATGTTCCTGGTCCACTGATGGTAGCAAGATAGCAGCCGGGTCAGCTGACAG GTTTGTCTACATCTGGGACACGACGTCACGAAGGATCCTGTACAAGCTGCCAGGACACGCCGGTTCCGTGAACGAAGTCGTCTTTCACCCGGAGGAACCCATTG TGCTGTCAGGCGGCAGTGATAAACGACTCTACATGGGGGAAATTCAGtag
- the zcchc17 gene encoding nucleolar protein of 40 kDa — protein sequence MSDSDGPAPEPAGLDGLPPLYSISKGEVVSVQTYGAFVRLPGYKKEGLVHVSEMSATRVESASEIVDVGEKVWIKVIGREIQGDKIKLSFSMKAVNQGTGRDLDPNNVMAEQDARRRRQFRDHTGNRITLEAVLNTTCTKCGCKGHFTKDCYSAPGLQYSLVPEEGDDEPQQQQQQQQQQQTHTAAPRKDKDKKKKKKKDKKMKKRKRERKASDSDDSSSDGGECKPKRQCREHTREREEKPQKKKHKKHKSHKHS from the exons ATGTCCGACAGCGATGGGCCAGCACCGGAGCCGGCTGGACTGGACGGTCTACCGCCACTTTACAGCATTTCTAAGGGAGAAGTGGTCTCTGTGCAAACTTATGGAGCCTTTGTCCGCCTGCCAGGATATAAGAAGGAAG GTTTGGTGCATGTCAGTGAAATGTCAGCCACGCGTGTGGAGAGCGCCTCAGAGATTGTAGACGTGGGAGAAAAGGTGTGGATTAAAGTCATTGGCAGAGAg ATTCAAGGAGACAAGATCAAGCTGTCCTTCTCCATGAAAGCTGTCAATCAGGGCACGGGGCGGGACTTGGACCCCAATAACGTCATGGCAga GCAGGACGCTAGGCGACGAAGGCAGTTTCGAGACCACACGGGCAACAGGATCACACTGGAGGCTGTACTCAACACCACATGCACCAAGTGTGGCTGCAAAG GTCATTTTACAAAGGACTGCTACTCTGCACCGGGATTGCAGTACTCGCTAGTGCCGGAAGAGGGCGATGAtgaaccacaacaacaacaacaacaacagcagcagcagcagacacacacagctgcacccaggaaagacaaagacaagaagaagaagaaaaagaag gacaagaaaatgaagaagaGGAAGCGGGAGAGGAAGGCGTCGGATAGCGACGACAGCAGCAGTGACGGCGGCGAATGCAAACCCAAGAGGCAATGCCGCGAGCACACTCGGGAGCGGGAGGAAAAGCCGCAGAAGAAGAAACACAAGAAGCACAAATCTCACAAACACAGCTGA